gaagtgaacttgttagttcatccataacgatggcaaaaagaaatgggcttagtgcggaaccttgatgcactccaatcgtaataggaaactcttcagtcttcccaacactagtacgtacactcgtgcatactccctcatacatgtcctttgaTCCTGATTCATGAGAAGAAAATTTCAGACATGAATTCACTTGTGAGAGTATTGGAGCTGGCAGTAGAAGTACTTTACTCAAACTTTCTTgattctttttaaattttctggTGTTATGGTGATATCAATATATGAATTCTAACTCATTTATTTTCTAACCACTGAACTATAAACAGAAAAACAGACCACTTCTAATTGTAGCAGAGGACGTGGAAAGTGAATCGCTATCTATGCTTATACTCAATAAGCATCATGCTGGAGTAAAGGTAATCAATTATACTTGCTTTGAGTTGCACTGGTATGCATACTGCTTATGATGCATGAACTCATAAATCTTGATGGCATAGATGCTATAATGATGTCGAATTGTTTACTTTTGATGACATGGTACATTGAATTGTTGTGTTTTGTTAATATGACATGTTTGACTTGATGACACGTCAAATGGTGTTAAATTGCTACTTAACATTGTAAACCACATGATGCCTTTTGTAACAAAAATTTCAGATTCCTCTACTTGCAAATAAGCGAAActacatgggtttttttttcttttgtacttttcccaataAAATAACAGTTGGAGGACATAATTTTGTAAGAGTTATTCGGATAATCTTCAAACAAATACAGGTCTATATGTGCATATAATCTTCAAACAAATACATACGTTATGCTTAAAAGGATACCAAATTTACTAGGCAAAAGCAACGATAACATTCATGATGTCTGATACAAATACTGGTGATGGGCTTCTATTGGGCCAATCTGCTTCAGGAGGGGTGTGTTGGACTCGGAAATAGACCTCTGCCTTAGAGATCCAACCTCTTGCGTCTTGGCCGGAAAATGAAGGAATCTGAACTCTAGGAGTGGAGAATGTGAAATCGGAGAAGTGATTTACCTTAAGTAAATCATTACATTGAGGCTGACATTAGTGCTTTTGGGTTGTTGAATTTGTGATTGGGAATGAATATGAACAGAGCCTTCAGGATTGAACTCATCTCCTTTAACCAGCATTTCACTAGTAGTTTCTCCTTCTTCTGTTTGAGATTGCTTCCCCTGTATCTTTTCTACACTTAGCAATACTTTTTCGATTGTTTGTTGCATCGAATTCGTAAGGTGTTGCATCGATGACATAACAGAGGAGagcaaaataatgaaataaGAGGCAACCTTTATGATTCAACCGAATGGAAAACAAGAACAATTCACAAtacaacaataaaaaataaagaaactaGCCAAACAAGGGAAAAAGTATATTCAGCAGAGAGGATCTCTTGCTGCCCAAGCTCTAGGCTGAAGGAATAACAGAAAAAACACTCCATATCCTACTGCTGCCCCCCAGCTACTGTCTAATATAACCAACTCTCTCCAATCCCAAAGCATAACTAACTTTTCTCATCATCACTAGCAATGGTCCTCTCTTTTTTCTCCTAACATAAACCTTAGGACATGTGAGGAgaaaaaagagaggacacaTGGCTAGCGATGAGGAGAAAAGTTAGTTATGCTTTGGGATTGGAGAGAGTTGGTTATATTACACACTAGCTGGGGGGCAGCGGTAGGATATGGCGTGTTTTTTCTGTTATTCCTTTTGGCCTAGAGCTTGGGCAGCAAGAGATCCTTTTTGCTGAATATACTTTCCCCCTTGTTTGGCTAGTTTCTTTACTTTTGATCTTTGTATTCTgcattgttcttgttttccaTTCGGTTGAATCATAAAGGTTGCCTCTTAATTCATTCTTTTGCTCTCCTCTTGTTGATAATATTTGCTGTGCTTggcattttatttttcaatgtcCATCAACTAACATATCATAACTTAGATCTTTAGAAGTTCCAGGCTTCTAGATATGCATGGGAAAGCGTATGGAATACAAAAATTCCATATTtagtttttaaatatatttccTAAATTTTCACTTGCAACTTTAATTTCCTGTACCTCAAGGAATGGGTGTATTCTACTCACTAATGATTTTGTGCTGTATAGGTCTGTGCCATTAAAGCTCCTGGTTTTGGGGAGAACAGACGAGCGAGTTTAGACGATCTTGCCATTTTTACTGGCGGAGAGGTTATATGATTGTGCACATCATGTATCTGTTTTTATATATGATAATGGTGTCATGACTAAGACTAACTGTTTAGTGTTTATGATGTACAGCTTATCAATGCAGCTCGTGGGTTGACTCTTGACAAAGTAAAAATTGAAATGCTTGGTACTGCTAAGAAGGTTTGAGAATAAACTTCTAGTGTGTTTATTAGATTATTTGAAACTTACCAGACTGAATAAGTTATGTTTTATTGACCAATAATTCTTGATAGGTTACTGTTTCTCTTGATGACACAATAATTCTCCATGGCGGTGGGGATAAGAAGCTGATTGAAGTTCGGTGTGGAGGTATGGTCCATGGTTAATTATTAGGGTTTCTTTTACACAGCCTAAACAATTTTGGTCAGACAAGGTAGTTTTATAAAGGTTAAACCATTTAAAGAGGATTTTTGgagaggattttttttttccccaCTCTCTAATTGAGGCTACTGATAACAAAAATATTGTACAGTTGAGAACAGCAATGGAAAAGAGTACTGCGATGTTGGACAAGGAAAAAGCACAAGGAAGACTGTCGAAGCTCTCTGGTGGAGTTGCTGTGTTCAAGGTTGGTGGTTCAACTTCCCAACTACTATGATTGACATGTCTATAGAATTCACACGCACGTATTCTTTTTCGTGCAGGTTGGGGGTGTTAGTGAGGCTGAAGTTGGAGAAAGGAAGGATAGGGTCACAGATGCTTTGAACGCGACCAGAGCAGCTGTGGAAGAAGGAATAGTTCCAGGTAAGTTTGTTTATACAAATAAGGGTTCAGTATTTGATCATAGTCTGAATGTGATTATCTGTATTAGGTGGTGGCGTTGCTCTTCTGTATGCTGCAAAAGCTTTGGAAGACCTTGAAGCTCAAAATGAAGACCAGAAGAGAGGCATACAAATAATTCAGAATGCTCTCAAGGTGTGGGTTTGTCAGATAGTCTACGTTTTCAGCTAAACTGTCATTTTGTTATCTCATAACTGAAATTGAATTTCTATAGGCTCCTACAAATACAATAATTTCGAATGCTGGATTTGATGCTGCTGTTGTTCTTGGCAAATTGTTAGAGCaagatgattttaattttgGTTATGATGCGGCTAAAGGTTCGTGCGCTTCAGTTTGGAATATGTTAAAAGAGTTATACTTGGAGTTTTTCTTTTCTCGGATTTAAATTTCTTTGTTATTTGTGGTaatatttataatgattttTGGTGTCATTGCCTAATCTGTAACGATGGTTGTGAAAGAACAGGTGAATATGGTAAAGGCTGGAATTATAGATCCCCTTAAAGTTGTAAGGACAGCCCTTGTAGACGCTGCCAGGTGAATATGGAGTTTTTGATTGTGTAAAATTTATATTTGCTTAATACATCCTTAGATCCTTTATTTGTCTAGAAAAGTCAATTGTCCCTTTATGCTTTAGAAACGTCCTATATACCTTAACTTATGAACTCtgtgaacttgtttaaagtgacttaTTGGCCACTCTGAATTTGCTTGAAGTGATGCACGTTTCAACTTGTCAAAATCTCATCTTGTTGTGCCATGTGGTCTTagactttaaacaagttcagaggTTCTACTCAAAATTTTGGGGATAATTGCCGTTTTTTGGGGAATATGAATGTTTTAGGACCGTTATTATTAGGTTTAATTTGGACTTTTATATTGCTAACATTTGCTTGTATTTGCAGTGTTTCGTTGCCAGCAACGACAGAGGCAGCTATAGTAGAAACTTACTGATCATTTTTGAAATTCAACTGTACCCTAATTCTTCAGAATTCTAGTAGTAGAAACTTAGACACTTCTTTGGAATGAATTCCTCAAAAGTCTTGGAGACTTCATTTATTATTccatttttttgtgtgtttggaatgaatgaaaaagaaattaagatCCAATTTCAGGATTTGGGGAATTGGTTATTTTACATAAATTTCATTAAAATACTTGGAATTTGCAAATGAATTTCGAGtttttagaaaagaaaaaatttaagacaataatattttttcattttttgaaaaatctgACACTGATTACAGTAGTTATTTTGTAGTATGTTAGAGTAATAGTTGGTATAATAAGTCCATTTTCTTTCTCCATCTTCCCTTTTCATTGAATAATATGTATGGATGAAAATTCGGATTATTgtgttataatttatttaattagttaaCTTTCACGACGGTTACTGACTAGATGAATATTGCTCTTTCTCAGAACCGTTCAATTGGACCCTAATGATCAAATTGTATTTGGATCTCGACCATTAAATGTAGTTGTAATATAATCCTATTCAATCCTGCGGTCAGAAGAATTGGAtaattaaaacattatttttttttggtaggaataggaaaggaaaacaaacagACAAAACCTAACctgggatcagtctaggaaggctgaccccaaccctatcctctaggagagtagacaaaagaaaaggaggaacagaaaaggtagaaacacctaacatccccccgtgcacagcagctgccaagcgatccgccacgcggttttgttccctataaatatgggaaaaACTAAGAacctcaaaggcaggacgaagcctcaaaatagctttgataagattcTGGCTATTAAGACAAAAAGCCTGGCTATcggaaatcctgttgatagcctccaaattatcagattccaccggtAGCCTCTTagcacccatgcgaatggcaagTTTTAGACCCGACAGAATACCCCAGAACTCCGCAGAAAAGGATGAGCCcatccccaagttatgggtaaacccagccagccaagcgccaccagcatcccgaagaactcctccagcagcaattctgtcattgctaaggcaggagccatccgtattcaacttcacaaccccttctctaggcttactccaacCAACTAAATGGACCACCTTTTCCTGGGAAGGTCTAAcaaggggctctccttcaaagctttttgtaataacaaagagctttttcgagaagtaatcaagtaagtcaggaataaggacagtcttcttagcaaataactcctcattcctccatttccaaatttggtgacagataatagcgaaGAAAATGTCACCGTGCTCCATATTGGCCAATAACTTCCCATTGGctccatcagagaaccagtcaactTCAGAATGAGCCATAAAAGCAGGAAGGGTGTGGTGAGGGAGAATCCCCTCCCAAATCTTTTTACTATTAGGGCAATCCCtcagagcatggcacaaggtttccacatggcctctgcatctactacaggctCCAGactcagccaagtgccttctgtgcctatccgcattAGTGAGCAGCTTGTCCttgactcccagccacaggaaacttctGATGCGATAAGAGATTTTAAGGGCCCAAATGGTCTTCCAgatctccaagggaggatcggccctattaggggtaaaagcttcataggccgatttacaagaataagtgccattattagtcaaggcccaacagtgtctgtccttatcctcctcttgattactaatctttaattaaaacattattaaatatattttattatttttaatcctAATAATCTTTAATTTATATCTAAAAACAAGGAACGTAACAAGGCCTTTCTCAATTTTGTTGATAGTTCTTCTTGGACTTTGCCGGAGGAAGAACAGATGAACTGTATTCTTGGATTTCACTAGATAATTAAATAGAGTAATTAAGATCTGAAATTTTATATCCCTCAAGGTTTTTGCTCTTACCTTTTCTATCTCTGTTGAAAAAAAAGCAACTGCAGTAATGATGAAATAAATATGAAAGGGAATTGCTATTGCAGAAAAATGCTTGTGCCTTTTGCTTTTCAATATTCTAACAATAGAAAATTTTACTTCCATGTGCAACTAGAAAAAAAGCATTCCAGAATGTGCATCTTAGATCTGTTAGAAATCgtaatattgaaaaaaaaaatccaggAAAAAATTTCTCTTGCTAAGTTGCTATGAGTGGAAAGGCTCTCTTATTATTCGAGCATGTGGTCATTCAATTCACTAAGTGCGCTGAAGACGGTGATTGTTTTGTCAAGTTGATGGGGCAAGCATACGATTTctgctaataaaaaaaattcacatccGATTATGGAGGTTATTAACCCTGAAAATGATTTTTGCACATTGGGTTATCGAGGTTATCACTTGATGGTCCTCCCTACTTTCTTGAGCTAGAGTTCCTACGGAGTTAAACTTCGTTGCTTCCTTCTTAGTCCATTCCCCTCATCGGGCATTTATGGGACTCAACCAGTTAGAGACAAGATTACGTAAGTATTGTTGAATGCTGATTTAATTGGTAGGATGATTTTGTGTTTTGAAGTTACACATTGGTAATCTGTTGCTATTTTCATGGAACTAATGTTGCTATAAATTTGTAAAATCGGAATTAAAGGAAAGGAGATCAATTCCAATTCTGGTGTATTAACATCTTATTTGAATCCAATGTGATAATCGAATAAGTTTGAAACTAGCATGTTAGATAAAGCTAAAATGTGATTACAACAGTGATTGGAACTAGTGTCGTTCTACCACAAGAGCGCTACTGGCAATCTGTTTTGACTTCAACTCTCATGCCAAATGCTATTTGTGATCTTATGCCTTCTACTGCATCTACTACCTCTACATTTAATTCTTATGCCAATGACAGCAGCTTTCTCACCCTCTAtatctttttataattttcaccACAACCTATTTCATACAAAATTCCTCGCCATCTGAATATGCTTTCTTCGGATTTCCATTAATTAAAGACAAGATGCAAAATAACAATCAAGATCTAAAAGTATATTACAGTTTTAATTATAACAAAACAAATGAAAATAGCCAACAAAAGAAGGATATCAATTATTTAAGTAGAATTGATTATCCACTAAGAACCACCAGTGCACGTTGAATCTGTTAGGTATTGGCAATCTATTTTTCTTTCAACTCCCATGTCTAATACTATTTGTGGCCTTCCAGTGCATTTACTTATTATTCCCTTTTCTCAAACATTATATAATTTGGCTTAATAAATTAGAACTCGTTTTATTTGGCTCAATGATCCAATTGACCTCCTAAACTTTGAAGATATTGCATTGGCATTCTTCACTTGCATTGGCATTGGCATTACTTCTAAATCGTATGTGACATCAGCATAAAATTGAGATTTAGACCAGTTGGAGTGCCTCTCAATTTATCCCCTTATAGAAGCTCATAATTTGAAGAAGGGTTGAGAAAATTACCACTTTAAGTATTTTGAAAGAAAGTAGTGAATTcacaattaaaatataaaaactttCATAACCTAAAAACTATCAGTAGTAATAATCTCAAAGATTTCAAATTAACCAAAAAATGTCTTGAGTTGGTGGCAATAACAAAGAAATATGTTGAATTAGCATAAAAGCAGGCACATAATTGAATTCCCTAATTCGTAGGCTTATGTAAACACAAGAAAATTATTCCTAGACTTATGTAAACACAAGAATTATTCCTAGA
The window above is part of the Euphorbia lathyris chromosome 3, ddEupLath1.1, whole genome shotgun sequence genome. Proteins encoded here:
- the LOC136221703 gene encoding chaperonin CPN60-like 2, mitochondrial; translated protein: MYRIASRLSSSIRSSAAKKLVRGSIICSRNYVAKDITFGVGARAAMLQGVNEVAAAVKVTMGPKGRNVIIEKSNGDPKVTKDGVTVAKSIQFKEKAKNVGADLVKQVANATNTAAGDGTTCATVLTQAILYEGCKSVAAGVNVMDLRAGINIAVGAVVSDLKKRALMISTPEEITQVATISANGEREIGELIARAMEKVSKEGVITVTDGNTLENELAVVEGMKLARGYISPYFITDVKTQQCELENPLILIHEKKISDMNSLVRVLELAVEKNRPLLIVAEDVESESLSMLILNKHHAGVKVCAIKAPGFGENRRASLDDLAIFTGGELINAARGLTLDKVKIEMLGTAKKVTVSLDDTIILHGGGDKKLIEVRCGGMLRTAMEKSTAMLDKEKAQGRLSKLSGGVAVFKVGGVSEAEVGERKDRVTDALNATRAAVEEGIVPGGGVALLYAAKALEDLEAQNEDQKRGIQIIQNALKAPTNTIISNAGFDAAVVLGKLLEQDDFNFGYDAAKGEYGKGWNYRSP